The Candidatus Accumulibacter similis genome has a segment encoding these proteins:
- a CDS encoding RnfH family protein has protein sequence MPEMLTIEVIYALPTKQHLVTLRLPPGSTVQQAIDASGLLQKFPEIDVKTNKIGVFAKLSKPDAVLHDHDRVEIYRPLIADPKEVRKQRAAAGKVMKKGAGEGE, from the coding sequence ATGCCTGAGATGCTGACGATCGAGGTCATCTACGCGCTGCCGACGAAGCAGCATCTGGTCACCCTCAGGCTGCCACCGGGCAGCACCGTCCAGCAGGCCATCGACGCCTCGGGGCTGCTGCAGAAGTTCCCGGAGATCGACGTGAAGACGAACAAGATCGGCGTCTTCGCCAAGCTCAGCAAGCCGGACGCAGTGCTGCACGATCACGACCGGGTGGAGATCTACCGGCCGCTGATCGCCGATCCGAAGGAGGTGCGCAAGCAGCGGGCGGCCGCCGGCAAGGTGATGAAGAAGGGAGCCGGCGAAGGCGAATGA
- a CDS encoding type II toxin-antitoxin system RatA family toxin produces MAMVKKSVLIEHSSQQMFDLVDRVEDYPQFLPWCSQTHCEFRDERRTVATLHINYRSVRSHFTTANDKESPLWMKITLVDGPFRRLDGLWRFKPLTAEACKIEFQLSYEFSSRMFEKVIGPVFSQIANTFVEAFVKRADEIHGAPHA; encoded by the coding sequence ATGGCCATGGTCAAGAAGTCGGTGCTGATCGAGCATTCGTCGCAGCAGATGTTCGATCTCGTCGATCGCGTCGAAGACTATCCGCAGTTCCTGCCCTGGTGCAGCCAGACCCACTGCGAGTTCCGTGACGAGCGGCGGACGGTCGCCACGTTGCACATCAACTACCGCAGCGTCAGGTCGCACTTCACGACGGCGAACGACAAGGAGTCGCCGCTGTGGATGAAGATCACGCTGGTCGATGGACCGTTTCGCCGCCTCGACGGCCTCTGGCGATTCAAGCCGCTGACCGCCGAAGCGTGCAAGATCGAGTTCCAGCTCTCCTACGAGTTCTCCAGCCGGATGTTCGAGAAAGTCATCGGTCCCGTCTTCAGCCAGATCGCCAACACCTTCGTCGAGGCTTTCGTCAAGCGTGCCGACGAGATCCACGGTGCGCCGCATGCCTGA
- the smpB gene encoding SsrA-binding protein SmpB: MSIVANKKAFHDYFIESKLEAGIVLDGWEVKAIRAGRASIKEAYVVVRDGEVFLFGMHITPLLAASSHVRPDPVRTRKLLLHGRQVSKLIGQVERAGYTLLPLDLHLQRGRIKVEIGLAKGKKQHDKREAEKERDWVREKARLMRVKV, from the coding sequence ATGAGCATCGTCGCCAACAAGAAGGCCTTTCATGACTACTTCATCGAATCGAAGCTGGAGGCGGGCATCGTTCTCGATGGCTGGGAGGTCAAGGCGATCCGCGCTGGCCGGGCGAGCATCAAGGAAGCCTACGTCGTCGTTCGTGATGGCGAGGTCTTTCTTTTCGGCATGCACATCACGCCGCTGCTGGCGGCATCGTCGCATGTGCGGCCGGACCCGGTGCGGACGCGCAAGCTGCTGCTGCACGGCAGGCAGGTCAGCAAGCTGATCGGCCAGGTCGAGCGTGCCGGCTACACGCTGCTGCCGCTCGACCTGCATCTGCAGCGCGGCCGCATCAAGGTCGAGATCGGCCTCGCCAAGGGCAAGAAGCAGCATGACAAGCGCGAGGCTGAGAAGGAGCGCGACTGGGTGCGCGAAAAGGCGCGCCTGATGCGCGTCAAGGTCTAG
- the guaB gene encoding IMP dehydrogenase, producing MRVIQRALTFDDVLLLPAHSTIMPRDVTLRTRLTRNISLNLPLVSAAMDTVTESRLAIALAQEGGIGIVHKNLKPKAQAAEVARVKRFESGILKDPITVPPTMSVRDVLSLTRLHRISGVPVVDGQVVVGIVTNRDLRFETLLDQPVSNIMTPRPRLVTVHEGATVEEGKALIHKHRLERVLVVNDAFELRGLITVKDIIKTTEHPDASKDAAGRLRVGAAIGVGPGTEERAELLAEAGVDVLVVDTAHGHSQGVLDRVRWVKRTFPTVEVIGGNIATADAARAMLDHGADGVKVGIGPGSICTTRIVAGVGVPQITAIQMVHEAIRDSDVPMIADGGIRYSGDISKAIAAGGDAVMLGGLFAGTEEAPGDVELYQGRSYKSYRGMGSIGAMAAGAADRYFQDTANLDKLVPEGIEGRVPYKGSVLAVIHQLMGGLRASMGYLGCRSIGEMHERASFVEITSSGVRESHVHDVQITKEAPNYHVD from the coding sequence ATGCGTGTAATCCAAAGGGCGCTGACGTTCGACGACGTTCTCCTCCTTCCCGCCCACTCGACGATCATGCCACGCGATGTCACTCTGAGAACGCGCCTGACGCGCAACATCAGCCTCAACCTGCCGCTCGTTTCCGCGGCGATGGACACGGTCACCGAAAGCCGTCTGGCGATCGCCCTGGCGCAGGAAGGCGGCATCGGCATCGTGCACAAGAACCTGAAGCCGAAGGCGCAGGCGGCCGAAGTGGCGCGCGTCAAGCGTTTCGAGTCCGGCATCCTCAAGGATCCGATCACCGTCCCGCCGACCATGTCGGTACGCGACGTTCTCAGCCTGACCCGTCTGCACCGGATCTCCGGAGTACCGGTGGTCGATGGCCAGGTCGTCGTCGGCATCGTCACCAACCGCGACCTGCGCTTCGAAACGCTGCTCGACCAACCGGTGAGCAACATCATGACCCCACGCCCGCGACTGGTGACCGTTCATGAGGGAGCGACCGTCGAAGAGGGCAAGGCGCTGATCCACAAGCACCGCCTGGAGCGCGTCCTGGTGGTCAACGACGCCTTTGAACTGCGTGGCCTGATCACCGTCAAGGACATCATCAAGACCACCGAACATCCGGATGCAAGCAAGGATGCGGCTGGCCGCCTGCGCGTCGGCGCCGCCATCGGCGTCGGCCCGGGCACCGAGGAACGCGCCGAGCTTCTCGCCGAAGCAGGCGTTGACGTCCTTGTCGTCGACACGGCGCACGGCCACTCGCAAGGGGTCCTCGACCGCGTCCGCTGGGTCAAGAGGACCTTTCCCACCGTCGAGGTGATCGGCGGCAACATCGCCACCGCCGATGCCGCGCGCGCCATGCTCGACCACGGCGCGGACGGCGTCAAGGTCGGCATCGGGCCGGGGTCGATCTGCACCACACGCATCGTCGCCGGCGTCGGCGTGCCGCAGATCACCGCCATCCAGATGGTGCACGAGGCGATCAGGGACAGCGACGTGCCGATGATCGCCGACGGCGGCATCCGCTATTCGGGCGACATCTCGAAGGCGATCGCCGCCGGCGGCGACGCGGTGATGCTCGGCGGTCTGTTCGCCGGCACCGAGGAAGCGCCGGGCGACGTCGAACTCTATCAGGGCCGTTCCTACAAATCCTACCGCGGCATGGGCTCGATCGGTGCCATGGCTGCGGGCGCCGCCGACCGCTACTTCCAGGACACGGCCAATCTCGACAAGCTGGTGCCCGAAGGCATCGAGGGCCGCGTTCCGTACAAGGGTTCGGTGCTGGCCGTGATTCATCAGTTGATGGGTGGCCTGCGGGCGTCGATGGGTTACCTCGGCTGCCGCAGCATCGGCGAGATGCACGAGCGCGCGAGCTTCGTCGAGATCACCTCTTCGGGCGTGCGCGAGTCACATGTCCACGACGTCCAGATCACCAAGGAAGCGCCAAACTACCACGTCGATTGA
- the guaA gene encoding glutamine-hydrolyzing GMP synthase, translated as MSHQKILILDFGSQVAQLIARRVREQQVYCELHPYDVGENFIRDFGAQGIILSGGPNSVYEVEDFRAPPVVFELGVPVFGICYGMQTMAAQLGGRVESSKRREFGYAEMRARGHSALFSGIEDRRNEQGHGLLDVWMSHGDKVTELPPGFTVIGSNESTPIAAMADEKRRFYAVQFHPEVTHTLKGGQIIGRFVRDICGCGHDWNMPDYVVEAVSRIRAQVGGDEVVLGLSGGVDSSVAAALIHRAIGDQLTCVFVDNGLLRLNEAEQVLRTFASNLGVRVVHVDAAARFMQQLQGVTDPEQKRKIIGREFVEVFQSEAARLPNARWLAQGTIYPDVIESAGAKTKKAHTIKSHHNVGGLPESLNLTLLEPLRELFKDEVRELGIALGLPREMVYRHPFPGPGLGVRILGEVRPEYAELLRRADAIFIDELRASGWYDKTSQAFAVFLPVRSVGVMGDGRTYEYVVALRAVETQDFMTAHWAELPHSLLGKVANRIINEVRGINRVVYDISSKPPATIEWE; from the coding sequence ATGTCCCATCAGAAAATCCTCATCCTCGATTTCGGCTCGCAGGTGGCACAGCTGATTGCCCGCCGCGTGCGCGAACAGCAGGTCTATTGCGAGCTGCATCCGTACGACGTCGGCGAGAATTTCATCCGCGACTTCGGCGCCCAGGGAATCATCCTCTCCGGTGGCCCGAACTCGGTGTATGAAGTCGAGGACTTCCGCGCGCCGCCCGTTGTCTTCGAGCTCGGCGTGCCGGTTTTCGGCATCTGTTACGGCATGCAGACGATGGCGGCACAGCTCGGAGGCCGCGTCGAGAGTTCGAAGCGGCGCGAGTTCGGCTACGCCGAGATGCGCGCCCGCGGCCACTCGGCGCTGTTCAGCGGCATCGAGGACCGCCGCAACGAGCAGGGTCACGGTCTCCTCGACGTCTGGATGAGCCACGGCGACAAGGTGACCGAACTGCCGCCCGGATTCACCGTCATCGGCAGCAACGAATCGACGCCGATCGCGGCCATGGCCGACGAGAAGCGCCGCTTCTACGCCGTGCAGTTCCACCCCGAGGTGACGCACACGCTCAAGGGTGGCCAGATCATCGGCCGCTTCGTGCGCGACATCTGCGGCTGCGGCCATGACTGGAACATGCCCGACTACGTTGTCGAGGCCGTGTCCAGGATTCGCGCGCAGGTGGGCGGCGACGAAGTCGTCCTCGGGCTGTCGGGCGGCGTCGACTCATCGGTGGCGGCAGCGCTGATCCACCGTGCGATCGGCGACCAGCTGACCTGCGTCTTCGTCGACAACGGCCTGTTGCGCCTCAACGAGGCCGAGCAGGTTCTGCGCACCTTTGCCAGCAACCTCGGCGTGCGCGTCGTGCACGTCGATGCCGCGGCGCGCTTCATGCAACAGTTGCAGGGCGTCACCGACCCCGAGCAGAAACGCAAGATCATCGGCCGCGAATTCGTCGAGGTCTTCCAGAGCGAGGCCGCCCGGCTCCCCAATGCGCGCTGGCTGGCGCAGGGAACGATTTACCCCGACGTCATCGAGTCCGCGGGAGCGAAGACGAAGAAGGCACATACCATCAAGAGCCACCACAACGTCGGCGGCCTTCCCGAGAGTCTCAACCTGACGCTGCTCGAGCCGCTGCGCGAGCTGTTCAAGGACGAGGTGCGCGAACTCGGGATCGCGCTCGGATTGCCGCGCGAGATGGTCTACCGCCACCCCTTCCCCGGTCCCGGCCTCGGTGTCCGTATCCTCGGCGAGGTCAGACCCGAATACGCCGAACTTCTGCGCCGCGCCGACGCGATCTTCATCGACGAACTGCGTGCCAGCGGCTGGTACGACAAGACCAGCCAGGCCTTCGCCGTCTTCCTGCCGGTGCGCTCGGTCGGCGTCATGGGCGATGGCCGGACCTACGAGTACGTCGTCGCCCTGCGCGCGGTCGAGACACAGGATTTCATGACCGCGCACTGGGCCGAACTGCCGCACAGCCTGCTCGGCAAGGTCGCGAACCGGATCATCAACGAAGTGCGCGGCATCAACCGTGTCGTCTACGACATCTCGAGCAAGCCGCCGGCGACGATCGAGTGGGAATGA
- a CDS encoding (Fe-S)-binding protein, whose product MDGTERRRYPEKPARVYLFGTCLIDLFCPQAGLDAVRLLEREGIEVIFPADQTCCGQPAHSSGFPDQARAVALAQLRLFPEPWPVVVPSGSCAGMMRHHYPKIFADDALLQAEAQALADRVFELSEFLLEVARVRLTDRGPRERVALHTSCAARREMGTHVHARALLDQLPAVDVVVHAHEAECCGFGGTFSLKHPAISGAMAGDKADALQETGATTFVSADCGCMLNLNHTLQKGGGSLQGQHLASFLWQRCGADSGEAR is encoded by the coding sequence ATGGATGGAACAGAGCGCCGCCGGTATCCCGAGAAGCCGGCCCGGGTGTACCTTTTCGGAACCTGCCTGATCGATCTCTTCTGCCCGCAGGCCGGGCTGGACGCTGTCCGGCTGCTCGAGCGGGAAGGAATCGAGGTGATCTTTCCCGCTGATCAGACGTGCTGCGGACAACCGGCGCACAGCAGCGGCTTCCCCGATCAGGCACGCGCGGTGGCGCTCGCCCAGTTGCGGCTGTTCCCCGAGCCGTGGCCGGTGGTCGTTCCGTCGGGCTCCTGCGCCGGCATGATGCGCCACCACTACCCGAAGATCTTCGCCGATGACGCGCTCCTGCAGGCTGAAGCGCAGGCGCTTGCCGATCGCGTGTTCGAGCTGTCGGAGTTCCTGCTCGAGGTGGCGCGGGTACGCTTGACCGACCGCGGGCCGCGCGAGCGGGTTGCCCTGCACACCTCGTGTGCCGCTCGCCGCGAAATGGGCACGCACGTGCACGCCCGCGCGCTGCTCGATCAGTTGCCGGCGGTCGATGTCGTGGTGCATGCCCACGAAGCGGAATGCTGCGGCTTCGGTGGCACGTTTTCGCTGAAGCATCCGGCAATCTCGGGGGCAATGGCCGGCGACAAGGCGGATGCGCTGCAGGAGACGGGAGCGACGACCTTCGTTTCCGCCGACTGTGGCTGCATGCTCAATCTCAACCACACGCTGCAGAAGGGGGGTGGCAGCCTGCAGGGGCAGCATCTGGCCAGCTTTCTCTGGCAGCGCTGCGGCGCCGATTCCGGAGAAGCGCGGTGA
- a CDS encoding iron-sulfur cluster-binding protein, whose amino-acid sequence MSVQPLGFVPASEFRERAAEAVADEHLRRSFRGAMDFLIGKRAAQFPDLAAFERQRALAEQIRKYSLARLPELLELLERRLTENGIRVHWAETPDEANRIIIDIARRHATKLMVKGKSMVSEEIELNHAMADAGMQALESDMGEYIVQLDGEKPSHIIMPAIHKTKEEIARLFADKVPGASYTESVDELIGIGRAVLREKFMAAEIGLSGVNFAVAETGTLCLVENEGNGRMCTTVPDVHIAITGIEKVVEKLEHVPPLFALLTRSATGQAITTYFNLISGPRKPGEKDGPREVHLVLVDNGRTQAYADEQLRATLQCIRCGACMNHCPVYTRIGGHAYGATYPGPIGEIISPHLLGLAATHVLPTASSLCGACGEVCPVRIPIPDLLIRLRGEAQHETRVGQQPLLGQGAARSLVMDAVWAGWAALYTRPLLYRAFGWLATRLRLLTPPRQSGWTQSRTPLRPARRTLHEEMAARKRR is encoded by the coding sequence ATGAGCGTACAGCCACTCGGCTTCGTTCCCGCCAGCGAGTTCCGCGAGCGCGCGGCCGAGGCGGTTGCCGACGAGCACCTGCGCCGCAGCTTTCGCGGCGCGATGGACTTCCTGATCGGCAAGCGGGCGGCGCAGTTTCCCGATCTGGCTGCCTTCGAGCGTCAGCGCGCGCTCGCCGAACAGATCCGCAAGTACAGTCTGGCGCGCCTGCCGGAACTGCTCGAGTTGCTCGAGCGCCGGCTGACCGAGAACGGCATCCGCGTGCACTGGGCCGAAACCCCGGACGAGGCGAACCGGATCATCATCGACATCGCCCGTCGGCACGCGACGAAACTGATGGTCAAGGGCAAGTCGATGGTCAGCGAGGAGATCGAGCTCAATCATGCGATGGCCGATGCCGGCATGCAGGCGCTCGAGAGTGACATGGGCGAGTACATCGTCCAGCTCGATGGCGAGAAGCCGTCGCACATCATCATGCCGGCGATCCACAAGACGAAGGAGGAGATCGCCCGCCTGTTCGCCGACAAGGTGCCGGGTGCCAGCTACACCGAATCGGTCGACGAGCTGATCGGCATCGGCCGCGCGGTGCTGCGTGAGAAGTTCATGGCAGCCGAGATCGGTCTCTCGGGAGTCAACTTCGCCGTTGCCGAGACCGGCACGCTGTGCCTGGTCGAGAACGAGGGCAACGGTCGCATGTGCACGACGGTGCCGGACGTGCACATTGCGATCACCGGCATCGAGAAGGTCGTCGAGAAGCTCGAGCACGTGCCACCGCTCTTCGCGCTGCTCACCCGCTCGGCGACCGGACAGGCGATCACCACCTACTTCAACCTGATCAGCGGGCCGCGCAAGCCGGGCGAGAAGGATGGGCCGCGCGAGGTGCATCTGGTCCTGGTCGACAATGGGCGCACCCAGGCCTACGCCGATGAGCAGCTGCGCGCCACCCTGCAGTGCATCCGCTGCGGCGCCTGCATGAACCATTGCCCGGTGTATACGCGCATCGGCGGCCATGCCTATGGCGCGACCTATCCCGGCCCGATTGGGGAGATCATCTCGCCGCACCTGCTCGGCCTGGCGGCGACACACGTTCTGCCGACCGCCTCCAGCCTCTGTGGCGCCTGTGGCGAGGTCTGTCCGGTGCGCATCCCGATTCCCGACCTGCTGATCCGGTTGCGGGGCGAAGCGCAGCACGAAACCCGCGTCGGGCAACAGCCGCTGCTCGGCCAGGGGGCGGCGCGCAGTCTGGTCATGGACGCCGTCTGGGCAGGCTGGGCAGCGCTGTACACCCGTCCGCTGCTCTACCGTGCCTTCGGCTGGCTGGCGACCCGCCTGCGGCTGCTGACGCCGCCGCGGCAATCGGGATGGACGCAGAGCCGAACCCCGCTGCGGCCGGCGAGGCGGACGCTGCACGAAGAGATGGCGGCCAGGAAACGGCGCTGA
- a CDS encoding alpha/beta hydrolase, protein MFQNHLLYFPQRASVGEMTAGGLAPWPSANDFRGLLAEPATLARATAIVFHGNAGHAGHRQFYSDALAPLGLRVILAEYPAYGPRTGDLGEASLVADAERTIALAHSRYGGPLLIIGESLGAGVAAAASVRQRAAINGLLLITPWDRLENVASHHYPLLPVRLLLRDRYDSTSHLAGLQRPVLVAIAADDRIVPARFGRALYDGLPQPKRLALIEGADHNDWIYRLDANWWRQAIDFLLTAAD, encoded by the coding sequence ATGTTCCAGAACCATCTGCTCTACTTCCCGCAGCGCGCCAGCGTTGGCGAAATGACCGCCGGCGGGCTCGCTCCCTGGCCGAGCGCCAACGACTTCCGCGGCCTGCTTGCCGAGCCGGCCACTCTGGCGCGCGCGACGGCGATCGTCTTCCACGGCAATGCCGGGCATGCCGGTCACCGCCAGTTCTACAGTGACGCACTCGCGCCACTCGGCCTGCGCGTCATCCTCGCCGAGTATCCGGCCTACGGCCCGCGCACCGGTGATCTCGGTGAGGCGAGCCTGGTGGCCGACGCCGAACGGACGATCGCGCTCGCGCACAGCCGCTACGGCGGACCGCTGTTGATCATTGGCGAATCGCTCGGGGCTGGCGTGGCAGCGGCAGCCAGTGTGCGCCAGCGCGCAGCGATCAATGGCCTGCTCCTGATCACACCGTGGGACAGGCTGGAGAACGTCGCCAGCCACCACTACCCGCTGCTGCCGGTCAGGCTGCTGCTGCGCGACCGCTACGACAGCACGAGCCATCTCGCCGGCCTGCAGCGGCCTGTGCTGGTCGCCATCGCGGCGGACGACCGGATCGTCCCCGCCCGCTTCGGACGGGCGCTGTACGATGGCCTGCCGCAACCCAAGCGCCTGGCGCTGATCGAGGGCGCCGATCACAACGACTGGATCTATCGGCTCGACGCGAACTGGTGGCGCCAGGCGATCGACTTCCTGCTCACTGCGGCCGATTGA
- a CDS encoding lactate utilization protein gives MSARDNILQRLRQAPRGPLPLPPDVWSHQAALTAAAGAGDRGERIRLFCEKMAFWHGEVVRASRGDWPKQLRDLCLAKGVRSLLHGERHAAALAGSGIAGLRAYDRPVEDWKAELFCDVDASLTSTRGGIAETGTLIIWPDASEPRLMSLVPPIHFALLDADQIHADLLAAISAQDWSGNLPTNALLVSGPSKTADIQVTLAYGAHGPKELIVLLLDEEELP, from the coding sequence GTGAGCGCGCGTGACAACATCCTGCAGCGATTGCGGCAGGCACCACGGGGACCGCTGCCGTTGCCACCCGACGTGTGGAGCCACCAGGCGGCGCTCACCGCTGCGGCAGGAGCCGGCGATCGCGGCGAACGGATCCGGCTGTTCTGCGAGAAGATGGCTTTCTGGCACGGCGAGGTCGTCCGGGCCAGCCGCGGAGACTGGCCGAAGCAACTGCGCGACCTGTGCCTGGCGAAGGGGGTGCGCTCGCTGCTGCATGGCGAGCGGCACGCCGCGGCGCTCGCCGGCAGCGGGATCGCTGGCCTGCGCGCCTACGACCGGCCGGTCGAGGACTGGAAGGCCGAACTCTTCTGCGACGTCGACGCCAGCCTGACCTCGACCCGCGGCGGCATCGCCGAGACCGGCACGCTGATCATCTGGCCGGACGCCAGCGAGCCACGTCTGATGTCGCTGGTGCCGCCCATCCATTTCGCGCTCCTCGATGCCGATCAGATCCATGCCGACCTATTGGCGGCGATCAGCGCCCAGGACTGGAGCGGCAACCTGCCGACCAATGCGCTGCTCGTCTCGGGGCCGTCGAAAACCGCCGACATCCAGGTGACGCTGGCTTACGGTGCGCACGGACCGAAGGAGCTGATCGTCCTGCTGCTCGACGAGGAGGAACTGCCATGA
- a CDS encoding FCD domain-containing protein, whose protein sequence is MTYSKLKLPRIPDAVAHQLETRIIEGSLKPGDRLPAERELALELGVSRPSLREAIKQLVSRGLLLSRHGGGTFVTDRLTTSFSDPWQQLLAEHPFLHDDVLEFRHLLEASAASLAAQRATDRDLERLEQAYQRLDAAYAGSDRSAQVAADVAFHLTIAESAHNAVFAHLLASILRLLHEHVRHTLQEMSVSPQTGRQLMQQHAAIRDAIVGRQAEAARLASDAHIRHVRQRLLDATQSEQRRQRSLRHLS, encoded by the coding sequence ATGACCTACAGCAAACTCAAATTGCCGCGAATTCCCGATGCCGTCGCGCATCAGCTCGAGACGCGGATCATCGAAGGCTCACTGAAGCCCGGCGATCGTCTGCCGGCCGAACGGGAACTGGCGCTCGAACTCGGCGTCTCGCGCCCCTCACTGCGCGAAGCGATCAAGCAGCTCGTCTCACGCGGGCTGCTGCTGAGTCGCCATGGCGGCGGCACCTTCGTCACCGACCGGCTGACGACGAGCTTCAGCGATCCCTGGCAGCAGTTGCTCGCAGAACACCCGTTCCTGCACGACGACGTACTCGAATTCCGCCACCTGCTGGAAGCCTCGGCCGCCTCTCTGGCAGCACAAAGGGCGACGGACAGAGATCTGGAACGTCTCGAACAGGCGTACCAGCGCCTCGACGCGGCTTATGCCGGCAGTGACCGCAGCGCACAGGTCGCCGCCGACGTTGCTTTCCATCTGACGATTGCCGAGTCGGCGCACAACGCCGTCTTCGCCCACCTGCTGGCGAGCATCCTGCGCCTGCTGCACGAACACGTGCGCCACACCCTGCAGGAAATGTCGGTCAGCCCGCAAACCGGCCGGCAACTGATGCAGCAGCACGCGGCAATCCGCGACGCGATTGTCGGCCGCCAGGCCGAGGCCGCCCGGCTGGCATCCGACGCGCACATCAGACATGTCCGGCAACGGCTGCTCGACGCCACGCAATCCGAGCAGAGGCGGCAGCGATCGCTGCGCCACCTGAGCTGA
- a CDS encoding AAA family ATPase, translating to MLARETTPSTIVRYLDEYVIGQDEAKKVLAVAVYSHYRKIATLRNDQGAIAKSNVLLVGPSGTGKTLLCDTLSRMLKVPFVTADATSLAQTKYANEEIEAALQRLLDKADGNIEHAQQGIVFIDEIDKLRSSNAAAGSSSGESVQHALLKIMEGSPVKLNDNRYIDTANILFICGGAFVGLENIMARTHGFGFIATSADDNQNILDRLNKRVKPTDLFEFGLIPEFTGRLPVIARLHELSKPMLVRIMSTAKNSIYRQYIEIFRDEGVELSIGPRVFEQIAELALEYKTGARSLRGIFEELITPILYLIPDNPEICKVEISSLFEDARYFRRK from the coding sequence TTGCTCGCCAGAGAAACGACACCCAGTACCATCGTCAGGTACCTCGATGAGTACGTCATCGGCCAGGATGAGGCCAAGAAGGTCCTCGCCGTCGCGGTCTATTCGCACTACCGCAAGATCGCCACGCTGCGCAACGACCAGGGGGCGATCGCCAAGAGCAACGTGCTCCTCGTTGGACCCTCGGGCACCGGCAAGACGCTGCTCTGCGACACGCTGTCGCGGATGCTGAAGGTGCCGTTCGTCACCGCCGACGCAACCTCGCTGGCGCAGACCAAGTACGCCAACGAGGAGATCGAGGCGGCACTGCAACGGCTGCTCGACAAGGCCGATGGCAACATCGAACACGCGCAGCAGGGGATCGTCTTCATCGACGAGATCGACAAGCTGCGAAGCTCGAACGCGGCCGCCGGGAGCAGTTCGGGCGAGAGCGTGCAGCATGCGCTGCTGAAGATCATGGAGGGATCGCCGGTCAAGCTGAACGACAACCGCTACATCGACACGGCCAACATCCTGTTCATCTGCGGCGGCGCTTTCGTCGGTCTCGAGAACATCATGGCGCGGACGCACGGCTTCGGCTTCATTGCCACCTCAGCCGACGACAACCAGAACATCCTCGACCGGCTCAACAAACGCGTCAAGCCGACCGACCTCTTCGAGTTCGGGCTGATCCCCGAGTTCACCGGTCGCCTGCCGGTGATCGCCAGGCTGCACGAGCTGAGCAAGCCGATGCTGGTGCGCATCATGAGTACGGCGAAGAATTCGATCTACCGCCAGTACATCGAGATCTTCCGTGATGAAGGGGTCGAACTGAGCATCGGCCCGCGCGTTTTCGAGCAGATCGCCGAGCTCGCGCTCGAGTACAAGACCGGCGCGCGCAGCCTGCGTGGCATCTTCGAGGAACTGATCACGCCGATCCTCTACCTGATACCGGACAACCCGGAGATCTGCAAGGTTGAAATCTCGTCATTGTTTGAAGACGCCCGCTATTTCCGGCGCAAGTAG
- a CDS encoding DUF4124 domain-containing protein: MKRPALVAVILATAIAAEAQVYQWQDENNKTVISDRPPSGPVRQLRRIDTAAPSPASEPAAAPARTLADRDMEFRKRQQESRDAAEKREDEQRANARKREDCEALRRYLRSLESGERIQLSDGKGERYYLDDSERAQAIARTRDDVQRNCK; this comes from the coding sequence ATGAAACGCCCTGCTCTTGTCGCCGTCATCCTGGCCACCGCGATCGCTGCCGAGGCGCAGGTCTATCAATGGCAGGATGAGAACAACAAGACGGTGATCTCGGATCGCCCGCCGTCGGGTCCGGTGCGACAGCTGCGCCGGATCGACACCGCGGCGCCGTCGCCGGCGAGCGAGCCGGCTGCGGCGCCGGCGAGGACCCTCGCCGACCGTGACATGGAGTTCCGCAAGCGGCAGCAGGAGTCGCGTGATGCGGCCGAGAAGCGTGAAGACGAGCAACGGGCGAACGCGAGGAAGCGCGAGGATTGCGAAGCATTGCGTCGATACCTGCGCAGTCTCGAGTCGGGCGAACGGATCCAGCTGAGCGACGGCAAGGGCGAGCGCTATTACCTCGACGACAGCGAGCGTGCGCAGGCGATCGCGCGGACGCGCGACGACGTGCAGCGCAACTGCAAGTAG